CGGCTGCGCGACAAGGTCCGCCTGCTCGCCGAACACGGCGCCGAGCGGGTGGTCTGCCTGCCATTCAACGAGACGCTGCGCAGCCTGACCGCGCGGGCGTTCATCGATAGGGTGCTGGTCGACGGGCTGGGCGTCCGCCATCTGGTGGTGGGCGACGATTTCCGCTTCGGCTGCGACCGGGTCGGCGACTTCGCGCTGCTGCGCGAGGTTGGCGAGGCACGCGGCTTCGTCGTCGAGCATACCCGCACCTTCGTGCTCGACGACGAGCGGGTTTCGAGTTCGCGGGTGCGCACGCTGCTGGCCAGCGGCAACTTCGCCCAGGCCCAGCGCATGCTGGGCCGGCCCTATCGGCTGGCGGGACGCGTGGTGCGCGATCAGCAACTGGGCCGCACGATCGGCGTGCCCACCGCCAACCTGCCGCTGCTGCCCGGGCCGATGGCGCTGCGCGGCGTGTATGCCGTGCTCCCCCGCCTCGCCGATGGGCGCGAGTTCACCGGCGTCGCCAACATCGGCTGGCGGCCGACGGTGGGCACGCCGCGGCCGGTACTCGAGGTGCATCTGTTCGATTTCGACGGCGATCTCTACGGCCAGCGCATCACCGTGGTGCCCTGCGCGCGGCTGCGCGGCGAGCTGACCTTCGACGGGCTCGAGGCGCTCAAGCGCCAGATTCATCGCGACCAGGCGCGGGCGCGGAACTATTTCCGCGACATCGCACTGCCGGGAGACGCTTCTCCGGGCGACGCCTCGCCGGGCGCGGCGGACGACGCGACGTGGCACTCCTTTCTGGCATCGGCGCCGCTGGCGGCGATGCCGGCGACTTCCGAATTCCCGGCGGCGGGAGCCGCCGACAACGACGACGGCTGACTCCAAGGCTATGAGCGACTACAAGCACACCCTCAACCTGCCAGAAACCGACTTCCCGATGCGCGGCAATCTGCCCAAGCGGGAACCGGCGCGCCTCGCGCGCTGGCAGGAGCTCGATCTCTACCAGCGGCTGCGCGAGACCGGGCAGGGGCGCGAATCCTTCGTGCTCCACGATGGCCCTCCCTACGCCAATGGCAGCATCCATATCGGTCACGCCGTCAACAAGATCCTCAAGGACATCATCGTCAAGGCCAAGGGCCTGGCGGGTTTCGACGCGCCCTACGTGCCGGGCTGGGATTGCCACGGGCTGCCCATCGAGCACAAGATCGAGACCACTCATGGCAAGCATCTGCCGCCGGAGCAGGCCCGCGCGCTGTGCCGCGAGTACGCCGGCGAGCAGATCCAGGGCCAGCGTGCGGATTTCGAGCGCCTCGGGGTGGTCGGCGACTGGGCGCATCCCTACCGCTCGATGGACTTCGCCAACGAGGCCGGCGAGGTGCGTGCGCTGGCCGAGATGGTCCGCCACGGTTACGTGTTCAAGGGGCTCAAGCCGGTCAACTGGTGCTTCGATTGCGGTTCGGCGCTGGCCGAGGCCGAGGTCGAGTATGCCGACAAGCAGTCCGATGCCATCGACGTGGCCTTTGCCTGCGCCGACGACGCCAAGCTGGCCGCGGCGTTCGGTCTGAGCGCATTGCCCAAGTCCGCCGCCGCGGTGATCTGGACCACCACGCCGTGGACCATTCCCGCCAACCAGGCGCTCAACGTGCACCCGGCGTTCAGCTACGCGCTGGTCGATGTCGGCGAGCGGCTGTTGCTGCTGGCCGAGGAGCTGGTGGAGAGCTGTCTGGCGCGTTTCGGCCTGCACGGCGAGGTGATCGCCACCGCCCAGGGCGAGGCGCTGGATCTGATCGAATTCCGCCACCCATTCTACGATCGCCGCTCGCCGATCTACCTGGCGGATTACGTGGGCATCGACGAGGGCAGCACCGGCATCGTCCATTCGGCACCGGCCTACGGCTTGGACGACTTCGTGACCTGCCGTGCCCACGGCATGGCGTTCAGCGAGATCGAGAGCCCGGTACAGGGCAACGGCGTCTACGTCGACGAGCTGCCGCTGTTCGGCGGCCAGATGATCTGGAAGGCCAACCCGCAGATCGTCGCCAAGCTCGAGGAGGTCGGCGCGCTGCTGGCCCATCAAAAGATCACCCACAGCTACATGCATTGCTGGCGGCACAAGACGCCGGTGATCTACCGTGCCACCGCGCAGTGGTTCGTGGGCATGGACATCCGCGGCGCGGACGGCAGGACGCTGCGCGAGTGCGCGCTGGACGGCATCGAGGCGACCCAGTTCGTGCCGGCCTGGGGCAAGGCGCGGCTGCACTCGATGATCGCCAACCGTCCCGACTGGTGCATCTCGCGCCAGCGCAACTGGGGCGTGCCGATCCCGTTCTTCCTGCACAAGGCGAGCGGCGAGCTGCACCCGCGCACCCTCGAGCTGATGGAGGCGGCAGCCGAGCGCATCGAGGCCGAGGGCATCGACGCCTGGTTTCGTCTCGACCCCGCCGAGCTGCTCGGCGACGAGGCCGGTGACTACGAGAAGGTCACCGATACCCTCGACGTGTGGTTCGACTCCGGCACCACCCACTGGCATGTGCTGCGCGGCTCCCATGCGCTGGGCCACGCGCAGGGCCCGCGTGCCGACCTGTACCTGGAAGGCTCCGACCAGCACCGCGGCTGGTTTCACTCGTCGCTGCTGACCGGCTGCGCGATCGACGGCCATCCGCCCTACAAGGGGCTGCTGACCCACGGTTTCACCGTCGACGCCCAGGGCCGCAAGATGTCCAAGTCGGTGGGCAACGTGATCGCCCCGCAGGAGGTGATGGACAAGCTCGGTGCCGACATCCTGCGGCTGTGGGTCGCCTCCACCGATTACTCCGGCGAGATGGCGGTCTCCGACGAGATATTGAAGCGTACCGCCGACGTCTACCGGCGCATCCGCAACACCTCGCGGTTCCTGCTCGCCAATCTCAACGGCTTCGACCCGGCGCGCGACGCCATCGCCTTCGGCGACATGCTGGCGCTGGATCAGTGGGTGGTCGATCGGGCCGCCCAGTTGCAGGTGCGTATCGAGCAGGCGTACGAGGAATACCGCTTCCTCGATGTCTATCAGCAGGTGCACACCTTCTGTGCGCGGGAGCTGGGCGGTTTCTACCTCGACGTGATCAAGGATCGCCAGTACACCACCCAGGCCGATTCCCTGGCCCGCCGCAGCTGCCAGACCGCGCTCTATCACGTGGTCGAGGCGCTGGCCCGCTGGATCGCGCCGATCCTGAGTTTCACCGGCGAGGAGGTCTACGAGCACATCCCCGGCGAGCGCCGCGACAGCGTGCTGCTGGAGCGCTTCTACACCGGGCTGGCCACGCTCGACGAGGGCGCCGAGTTCGGCCGCGACTTCTGGGAGCGGGTGCTGCAGGTCAAGCAGGCGGTCAACAAGTGCCTGGAGGACGCGCGCAACGCCAAGCAGATCAAGAACGGCCTGGCCGCCGAGGTCACCCTCTACGCCAGCGACGAGCTGCGCGAGACGCTGGGCCGGCTGGGCGACGAACTGCGCTTCGTGCTGCTGACCAGCGAGGTGCATCTGGCCTCCCGGGACGCTGGCGGCGCGGCGCAGGCCGAGGCCAGCGAACTCGAGGGGTTGCGGGTCGCGGTCGCGCCCAGCGCCCACGCCAAGTGCGAGCGTTGCTGGCAGCATCGCCCGGATGTCGGCAGCCACGCCGAGCACCCGGACCTGTGCGGTCGCTGCATCAGCAACCTGCCGGACGGCCCCGGGGAGGCGCGGCATTATGCCTGACATGCGGCCTGAGCCGGATACGGCCGAGGGCGACCAGCAGGCGGCGCCGATGCGCCGGCCGTTGCGCTGGCTGTGGCTGTCGCTGCTGGTCGTGGTGCTCGACCTGGGCAGCAAGGCGCTGGCCAGCAACCTGCTGATCTATGGGCAGCCGGTGGAGCTGCTGCCGGTCTTCGACCTGACGTTGCTGTACAACACCGGCGCGGCGTTCAGCTTTCTGGCCACGTCCGGCGGCTGGCAGCGTTGGCTGTTCGCGCTGCTCGCGGTGGGCGCCAGCGTCGGCCTGAGCATCTGGCTGACCCGGCTGAAACGTGGCGAGGTGCTGCTGGCCGGCTCGCTGGCACTGATCATCGGCGGCGCGCTGGGCAATCTCTATGATCGCCTGGTGCGCGGCTATGTGGTGGATTTTCTCTCCTTCCACTGGTCAAACAGCTATTACTTTCCCGCCTTCAACCTGGCCGACACGGCCATCACCCTGGGGGCGATCGGGCTGATTATCGAAACTCTGCGTGATGCCCGGCGTCCAAGGGCCTGATACGCCCCAAGTGGCCGAATATGCAAAGTGGAGCGCGATGAGATGAGTGAATACCGGATCGGCGAGGGCATGGAAGTCACCCTGCACTTCACCCTCAAGCTCGAGGACGGCACGGTGGTCGATTCCACCCGCGACAAGCAGCCGGCGACGTTCCAGGTCGGCGACGGCAACCTACCGCCGGGCTTCGAGGCGCCGCTGACGGGCCTGACCGACGGCGAGACCGG
The genomic region above belongs to Halomonas zincidurans B6 and contains:
- the ribF gene encoding bifunctional riboflavin kinase/FAD synthetase — its product is MQLIRGLHNLTAEHRGCVATIGNFDGVHRGHQAILDQLRDRAAALGRPVTVVIFEPQPREYFAGDQAPPRLTRLRDKVRLLAEHGAERVVCLPFNETLRSLTARAFIDRVLVDGLGVRHLVVGDDFRFGCDRVGDFALLREVGEARGFVVEHTRTFVLDDERVSSSRVRTLLASGNFAQAQRMLGRPYRLAGRVVRDQQLGRTIGVPTANLPLLPGPMALRGVYAVLPRLADGREFTGVANIGWRPTVGTPRPVLEVHLFDFDGDLYGQRITVVPCARLRGELTFDGLEALKRQIHRDQARARNYFRDIALPGDASPGDASPGAADDATWHSFLASAPLAAMPATSEFPAAGAADNDDG
- the ileS gene encoding isoleucine--tRNA ligase — its product is MSDYKHTLNLPETDFPMRGNLPKREPARLARWQELDLYQRLRETGQGRESFVLHDGPPYANGSIHIGHAVNKILKDIIVKAKGLAGFDAPYVPGWDCHGLPIEHKIETTHGKHLPPEQARALCREYAGEQIQGQRADFERLGVVGDWAHPYRSMDFANEAGEVRALAEMVRHGYVFKGLKPVNWCFDCGSALAEAEVEYADKQSDAIDVAFACADDAKLAAAFGLSALPKSAAAVIWTTTPWTIPANQALNVHPAFSYALVDVGERLLLLAEELVESCLARFGLHGEVIATAQGEALDLIEFRHPFYDRRSPIYLADYVGIDEGSTGIVHSAPAYGLDDFVTCRAHGMAFSEIESPVQGNGVYVDELPLFGGQMIWKANPQIVAKLEEVGALLAHQKITHSYMHCWRHKTPVIYRATAQWFVGMDIRGADGRTLRECALDGIEATQFVPAWGKARLHSMIANRPDWCISRQRNWGVPIPFFLHKASGELHPRTLELMEAAAERIEAEGIDAWFRLDPAELLGDEAGDYEKVTDTLDVWFDSGTTHWHVLRGSHALGHAQGPRADLYLEGSDQHRGWFHSSLLTGCAIDGHPPYKGLLTHGFTVDAQGRKMSKSVGNVIAPQEVMDKLGADILRLWVASTDYSGEMAVSDEILKRTADVYRRIRNTSRFLLANLNGFDPARDAIAFGDMLALDQWVVDRAAQLQVRIEQAYEEYRFLDVYQQVHTFCARELGGFYLDVIKDRQYTTQADSLARRSCQTALYHVVEALARWIAPILSFTGEEVYEHIPGERRDSVLLERFYTGLATLDEGAEFGRDFWERVLQVKQAVNKCLEDARNAKQIKNGLAAEVTLYASDELRETLGRLGDELRFVLLTSEVHLASRDAGGAAQAEASELEGLRVAVAPSAHAKCERCWQHRPDVGSHAEHPDLCGRCISNLPDGPGEARHYA
- the lspA gene encoding signal peptidase II gives rise to the protein MPDMRPEPDTAEGDQQAAPMRRPLRWLWLSLLVVVLDLGSKALASNLLIYGQPVELLPVFDLTLLYNTGAAFSFLATSGGWQRWLFALLAVGASVGLSIWLTRLKRGEVLLAGSLALIIGGALGNLYDRLVRGYVVDFLSFHWSNSYYFPAFNLADTAITLGAIGLIIETLRDARRPRA